Proteins from a genomic interval of Cryptosporangium aurantiacum:
- a CDS encoding MFS transporter, producing MSGPSVGAWRELGGLLRRRDFRRLFATRLTGQFGDGVFQAALAGSVLFNPDRQTEPVAIALGFAVLLLPYSLLGPFTGILLDRYPRRNVLLWANITRAGVLVGVAAVLWAGGRTGPFLVLALVAVAVNRFILGGLSAGLPHVARDRELVTANALSPTAGTVVLTLGVGAAVGLRSLVDGGDFGYAGILLLAAAAYLLSGVLAGGFSVLALGPDHNDPTASLETIGSVVRGMVAGIHHLSDRRTAAYALLTVGLGRIGFGVTTMALLLLYRNTLSGSGLFPGGETGLGQVVLATGFGAFLAALVTPGVVRRLSRRTWMTGLLVVTAVVWPIVVAVPETAAVVAVALVAGCASQGIKIIVDAGVQSEVDDVFRGRVFALYDMLFNVCVVSGLLIGAFGLPDSGRSWPVFVGLAIGHLALAGWVALWTRRYGWATVSVATPHDAAVLETDRTG from the coding sequence GTGAGTGGACCCTCCGTAGGCGCGTGGCGGGAGCTCGGAGGGCTGCTTCGACGTCGGGACTTCCGGCGGTTGTTCGCCACCCGGCTCACCGGCCAGTTCGGCGACGGCGTGTTTCAGGCCGCGCTCGCCGGTTCGGTGCTGTTCAACCCCGACCGCCAGACCGAGCCGGTCGCGATCGCCCTCGGCTTCGCGGTGCTGCTGCTGCCGTACTCGCTGCTCGGCCCGTTCACCGGCATCCTGCTCGACCGCTACCCCCGGCGGAACGTGCTGCTCTGGGCCAACATCACCCGGGCCGGAGTGTTGGTCGGTGTCGCCGCCGTGCTCTGGGCGGGCGGCCGCACCGGGCCTTTCCTCGTCCTCGCGTTGGTCGCGGTTGCGGTCAACCGGTTCATCCTCGGTGGGCTCTCGGCCGGCCTGCCGCACGTCGCGCGCGACCGGGAGCTGGTGACCGCGAACGCGCTGTCCCCGACGGCAGGCACGGTCGTCCTGACGCTCGGCGTCGGCGCCGCGGTCGGGCTACGCAGCCTGGTCGACGGCGGCGACTTCGGTTACGCGGGCATCCTGCTGCTCGCCGCTGCCGCCTACCTTCTCTCCGGGGTGCTCGCAGGCGGCTTCTCCGTGCTCGCGCTCGGCCCGGACCACAACGACCCGACGGCGAGCCTGGAGACGATCGGCTCGGTGGTGCGCGGCATGGTGGCCGGCATCCACCACCTGTCCGACCGGCGGACCGCCGCCTATGCGCTGCTGACCGTGGGACTCGGCCGCATCGGTTTCGGCGTCACGACGATGGCGCTCCTGCTGCTGTACCGGAACACGCTGTCCGGCTCCGGCCTCTTCCCGGGCGGGGAGACCGGGCTGGGGCAGGTCGTGCTCGCCACCGGATTCGGTGCGTTCCTGGCGGCGCTCGTCACGCCCGGCGTCGTCCGCCGCCTGTCCCGACGGACGTGGATGACCGGCCTGCTGGTCGTCACCGCAGTCGTCTGGCCGATCGTCGTGGCGGTACCGGAGACCGCAGCCGTCGTCGCGGTCGCGCTGGTCGCGGGGTGCGCCAGCCAGGGGATCAAGATCATCGTCGACGCCGGCGTGCAGTCCGAGGTCGACGACGTGTTCCGCGGACGGGTCTTCGCGCTCTACGACATGTTGTTCAACGTCTGCGTGGTCAGCGGGCTGCTGATCGGCGCGTTCGGGCTACCGGACTCCGGGCGCTCGTGGCCGGTCTTCGTCGGCCTGGCGATCGGCCACCTGGCCCTCGCCGGGTGGGTCGCGCTGTGGACGAGGCGCTACGGCTGGGCGACGGTCAGCGTCGCCACCCCGCACGACGCCGCCGTCCTCGAAACCGATCGCACGGGATAG
- a CDS encoding C40 family peptidase has protein sequence MVGVLAGSLGAGLVGVTASPAAAAVPAAAKLSGATSVTTGSRATLHAIGTVDGKPAAYKSFSLQYQSSKGWRTVSTKKARPSGQLEWTVTIGGTSNWRVVLFVNGTQKTLSPNHHVKAKSSGSAVVKAASRQAGKPYRFGAAGPNSFDCSGLTQYVFKQFGKSLPHSATKQARYGRSVSKSAKQPGDLILFGSGSYYSHAAIYAGGNYMWDASTAGQPVAKRKIWSNTYVVRRLV, from the coding sequence TTGGTCGGCGTTCTGGCCGGCTCACTCGGCGCAGGCCTGGTCGGCGTCACCGCCTCGCCGGCCGCCGCCGCAGTCCCGGCCGCCGCAAAGCTGTCGGGCGCCACTTCTGTCACCACCGGATCGCGCGCGACGCTGCACGCGATCGGCACGGTTGACGGCAAACCCGCTGCCTACAAGTCGTTCTCGCTGCAGTACCAGTCCAGCAAGGGCTGGCGGACGGTCAGCACGAAGAAGGCCCGGCCGTCCGGTCAGCTCGAGTGGACCGTGACCATCGGCGGTACCTCCAACTGGCGTGTGGTGCTGTTCGTGAACGGCACGCAGAAGACGCTCTCCCCGAACCACCACGTCAAGGCCAAGTCCAGCGGGTCCGCGGTCGTCAAGGCTGCTTCCCGGCAGGCAGGCAAGCCGTACCGCTTCGGTGCGGCCGGTCCGAACTCGTTCGACTGCTCGGGCCTCACCCAGTACGTCTTCAAGCAGTTCGGCAAGTCGCTACCGCACAGCGCTACCAAGCAGGCGCGGTACGGCCGGTCGGTCAGCAAGTCGGCGAAGCAGCCCGGCGACCTGATCCTGTTCGGTAGCGGCAGCTACTACTCACATGCCGCGATCTACGCCGGCGGGAACTACATGTGGGACGCGTCGACCGCCGGTCAGCCGGTGGCGAAGCGGAAGATCTGGAGCAACACGTACGTCGTGCGTCGTCTCGTCTGA
- a CDS encoding GNAT family N-acetyltransferase: MTTFAQVTGRLDDRTAGNLYSVVVAVVIGGGAIGWVGPPSRAEFDEWLDDVVAAAQAGDAVAVLAGAAGGAIAGFGYWRRYARPTLRVNADLEKVFVAPADRGTGIGGRLVSLLAESARQAGIETLTLDVRGDNIGALRLYERLGFTEYGRRTGFVAVGPYRYDQVLLSLKL; the protein is encoded by the coding sequence ATGACGACGTTCGCGCAGGTCACCGGTCGACTCGATGACCGGACGGCCGGGAACCTGTACAGCGTCGTGGTAGCGGTCGTGATCGGTGGGGGTGCGATCGGCTGGGTGGGGCCGCCCAGCCGAGCCGAGTTCGACGAGTGGCTGGACGACGTCGTGGCCGCGGCCCAGGCCGGGGACGCCGTCGCGGTGCTGGCCGGTGCGGCGGGCGGAGCGATCGCCGGGTTCGGGTACTGGCGGCGGTACGCGCGGCCGACGCTCCGGGTCAACGCCGACCTGGAGAAGGTGTTCGTGGCGCCGGCCGACCGTGGGACCGGTATCGGCGGAAGACTGGTCAGCTTACTGGCGGAGTCCGCGCGGCAGGCCGGGATCGAAACGCTGACGCTGGACGTCCGCGGGGACAACATCGGCGCGTTACGCCTCTACGAGCGCCTCGGTTTCACTGAGTACGGGCGCCGCACGGGCTTCGTCGCGGTCGGTCCCTACCGCTACGACCAGGTGCTGCTCTCGCTGAAGCTCTGA
- a CDS encoding inositol-3-phosphate synthase, with protein MGSVRVAIVGVGNCAASLVQGVHYYRDADPTTRVPGLMHVQFGDYHVRDVEFVAAFDVDAKKVGRDLSEAIVASENNTIQICEVPPTGVTVQRGHTFDGLGEYYQEMVTESDDEPVDVVQALKDAKVDVLVSYLPVGSEDADRFYAQAAIDAKVAFVNALPVFIASDPEWAQKFTDAGVPIVGDDIKSQVGATITHRVMAKLFEDRGVELLRTYQLNFGGNMDFMNMLERKRLQSKKISKTQSVTSQIPHEMEKADVHIGPSDYVPWLDDRKWAYVRLEGKAFGDVPLNLEYKLEVWDSPNSAGVIIDAVRAAKIAKDRGIGGPINSVSSYLMKSPPEQYSDDEAHAAVEAFIAGELER; from the coding sequence ATGGGCTCCGTACGTGTCGCCATTGTCGGCGTCGGCAACTGCGCCGCGTCGCTCGTGCAGGGCGTGCACTACTACCGTGACGCTGACCCCACGACGCGGGTGCCCGGGCTCATGCACGTCCAGTTCGGTGACTACCACGTGCGTGACGTGGAGTTTGTCGCCGCGTTCGACGTCGACGCCAAGAAGGTCGGGCGTGACCTCTCGGAGGCCATCGTGGCCAGCGAGAACAACACCATCCAGATCTGCGAGGTGCCGCCGACCGGCGTCACCGTGCAGCGTGGCCACACCTTCGACGGCCTGGGCGAGTACTACCAGGAGATGGTCACCGAGTCCGACGACGAGCCGGTCGACGTCGTCCAGGCGCTGAAGGACGCGAAGGTCGACGTCCTGGTCTCGTACCTGCCGGTGGGTTCCGAGGACGCGGACCGCTTCTACGCGCAGGCCGCGATCGACGCCAAGGTCGCGTTCGTCAACGCGCTGCCGGTGTTCATCGCTTCCGACCCGGAGTGGGCGCAGAAGTTCACCGACGCCGGCGTCCCGATCGTCGGTGACGACATCAAGTCGCAGGTGGGCGCCACCATCACCCACCGCGTGATGGCCAAGCTGTTCGAGGACCGCGGTGTCGAGCTGCTGCGCACGTACCAGCTCAACTTCGGCGGCAACATGGACTTCATGAACATGCTGGAGCGCAAGCGCCTCCAGTCGAAGAAGATCTCCAAGACCCAGTCGGTCACCTCGCAGATCCCGCACGAGATGGAGAAGGCCGACGTTCACATCGGTCCGTCCGACTACGTGCCGTGGCTCGACGACCGCAAGTGGGCCTACGTCCGCCTCGAGGGCAAGGCGTTCGGCGACGTCCCGCTGAACCTGGAGTACAAGCTCGAGGTCTGGGACTCCCCGAACTCGGCCGGCGTCATCATCGACGCGGTCCGCGCGGCGAAGATCGCCAAGGACCGCGGCATCGGTGGCCCGATCAACTCGGTCTCCTCGTACCTGATGAAGTCGCCGCCGGAGCAGTACTCCGACGACGAGGCGCACGCCGCCGTCGAGGCCTTCATCGCCGGCGAACTCGAGCGCTGA
- a CDS encoding CCA tRNA nucleotidyltransferase has protein sequence MSPTAPSPLTAAQQSAVAELLRVSPVADDLGRRFHAAGHELYLVGGSVRDALLGRLGDDLDFCTDARPQRVLELLSGWAEATWTTGIEFGTVGAARRGLRLEITTYRAEAYDRQSRNPVVRYGDSLADDLVRRDFAVNAMAVGLPDHRFVDLHGGLEDLTSRTLRTPGTPEDSFADDPLRMLRAARFASQLQFEVAPEVVAAMTAMADQITRITAERVRDELTKLICGADPVTGLRLLVDTGLAAHVLPELPNMRMEIDEHAQHKDVYEHTLTVLRQAIDLETDGPDFVLRMAALLHDIGKPATREIQSGGGVSFHHHEVVGAKMTRRRMKALRYPKDVTEQVATLVFLHLRFHGYGRGEWTDSAVRRYVTDAGDLLPRLHRLVRSDCTTRNKRRAAALARSYDTLEERIARLQAEEDLARIRPDLDGNAIMELLGVPPGPVVGKAWKHLKEVRLDRGQLSREEAEAELFRWARENGIVAD, from the coding sequence GTGTCACCTACTGCGCCTTCGCCCCTGACCGCTGCTCAGCAGAGCGCGGTCGCCGAACTGCTCCGTGTCTCGCCCGTCGCCGACGACCTCGGGCGTCGGTTCCACGCTGCCGGTCACGAGCTCTACCTGGTTGGTGGATCGGTACGGGACGCCCTGCTCGGGCGGCTCGGCGACGATCTCGACTTCTGCACCGACGCCCGGCCGCAGCGTGTGTTGGAGCTGCTCAGCGGGTGGGCAGAGGCGACGTGGACGACCGGCATCGAGTTCGGCACGGTCGGCGCGGCCCGGCGCGGCCTCCGGCTGGAGATCACCACCTATCGGGCCGAGGCCTACGACCGGCAGAGCCGCAACCCGGTGGTCCGGTACGGCGACTCGCTCGCCGACGACCTGGTGCGGCGGGACTTCGCGGTCAACGCGATGGCGGTCGGGCTGCCCGATCACCGGTTCGTCGACCTGCACGGCGGCCTCGAGGACCTGACGTCCCGGACGCTGCGGACGCCCGGCACGCCGGAGGACTCGTTCGCCGACGACCCGCTGCGGATGCTGCGCGCGGCACGGTTCGCGTCGCAGCTGCAGTTCGAGGTGGCGCCCGAGGTGGTCGCCGCGATGACCGCGATGGCCGACCAGATCACGCGGATCACCGCGGAGCGGGTCCGGGACGAGCTGACCAAGCTGATCTGCGGTGCGGACCCGGTCACCGGGCTCCGGCTGCTGGTCGACACCGGGCTGGCCGCGCACGTGCTGCCCGAGCTGCCGAACATGCGGATGGAGATCGACGAGCACGCCCAGCACAAGGACGTCTACGAGCACACGCTCACCGTGCTCCGCCAGGCGATCGACCTGGAGACCGACGGCCCGGACTTCGTGCTGCGGATGGCTGCGCTCCTGCACGACATCGGCAAGCCCGCGACCAGGGAGATCCAGTCGGGCGGCGGGGTCAGCTTCCACCACCACGAGGTGGTGGGCGCGAAGATGACCCGGCGCCGGATGAAGGCGCTGCGGTACCCGAAGGACGTCACCGAGCAGGTGGCGACGCTGGTCTTCCTGCACCTGCGGTTCCACGGGTATGGGCGCGGCGAGTGGACGGACTCTGCCGTGCGGCGGTACGTCACGGACGCCGGTGACCTGCTTCCCCGGCTGCACCGTCTGGTCCGGTCGGACTGCACGACCCGGAACAAGCGGCGCGCGGCCGCGCTGGCCCGCTCCTACGACACGCTGGAGGAGCGGATCGCCCGGCTGCAAGCCGAGGAGGACCTGGCGCGGATCCGTCCCGACCTGGACGGCAACGCGATCATGGAGCTGCTCGGCGTCCCGCCGGGTCCGGTCGTCGGCAAGGCCTGGAAGCACCTCAAGGAGGTGCGTCTCGACCGCGGCCAGCTCAGCCGCGAGGAGGCCGAGGCCGAACTCTTCCGCTGGGCCCGCGAGAACGGAATCGTCGCGGACTGA
- the murJ gene encoding murein biosynthesis integral membrane protein MurJ — protein sequence MRRSDPADRDPGRPRSHPLGGEPADFDLRHPRSDRYDPDATVILPVAGPEPFDDTVPIPVVSEVPPQRVPEKDGSSSVARSSGVIALFSLVSRATGFIRTAAIGAAIGGGLVGNAYQVANTLPNMLYELLLGGILTSVVVPLLVAAKKRDADGGEAFTHRLLTMATLLLGAATVLALLAAPLLTAFFADGETTSASRQLTTTLAYLLLPEIFFYGLSALLGAVLNTRNEFAAPAWAPILNNITVIVTAVVFLLLPGPATLTPETITGAQVAVLGIGTTLGIVLQAFVLWPSLRKVGFRWKWRFDLRGSGLGEAGRLGAWMFLYVGVSQLGLLPVIKIANYAGNRGGPGPQIHNNAFLLFMMVHGIVAVSILTALLPRMSAAAAERNFPEVSRNLSLGARLSSVVLVPATAAYLVLGIPLAVTAFQWGNFTQDQAISTGYATMAAAIGLVPFAISQMQIFAFYALRDTKTPALLNIPVVAAKILFDLCVFFWFPTEYVVVGLQCGNTVSYIVAVLISGRLLSRRLGGLDTARITRTTTRLGLAAVVAGLLSWAVAYGIQAWLGIGKPGAFVSLVVGGLVLVGVYAVVALRLRVPEVVEVANTVKRRLPGR from the coding sequence GTGAGGCGGTCCGACCCGGCCGATCGCGATCCTGGGCGCCCCCGCTCCCACCCGCTGGGAGGCGAGCCGGCTGACTTCGACCTGCGGCACCCGCGCTCCGACCGCTACGACCCGGACGCCACCGTGATCCTGCCGGTCGCCGGGCCGGAGCCCTTCGACGACACGGTTCCGATCCCGGTGGTCAGCGAGGTTCCCCCGCAGCGGGTGCCGGAGAAGGACGGCAGCAGCAGCGTCGCCCGCTCGAGCGGCGTCATCGCGCTGTTCAGCCTCGTCTCGCGCGCGACCGGCTTCATCCGCACCGCGGCGATCGGCGCCGCGATCGGCGGTGGCCTGGTCGGCAACGCCTATCAGGTCGCGAACACGCTGCCGAACATGCTGTACGAGCTCCTGCTCGGCGGCATCCTGACGAGCGTCGTCGTGCCGCTGCTCGTCGCCGCGAAGAAGCGGGACGCCGACGGCGGCGAGGCGTTCACCCACCGCCTGCTGACGATGGCGACGCTGTTGCTGGGCGCGGCGACGGTGCTGGCGCTGCTCGCGGCCCCGCTGCTGACCGCGTTCTTCGCCGACGGCGAGACGACGTCCGCCAGTCGCCAGCTCACGACGACGCTGGCCTACCTTCTTCTCCCGGAAATCTTCTTCTACGGGCTGTCCGCGCTGTTGGGTGCCGTGCTCAACACGCGCAACGAGTTCGCGGCCCCGGCGTGGGCGCCGATCCTCAACAACATCACGGTGATCGTCACCGCCGTGGTGTTCCTGTTGCTGCCCGGTCCGGCGACGCTCACCCCGGAAACAATCACCGGTGCCCAGGTGGCGGTGCTCGGCATCGGCACCACGCTCGGCATCGTCCTGCAGGCCTTCGTGCTCTGGCCTTCTCTGCGCAAGGTGGGATTCCGCTGGAAGTGGCGGTTCGATCTGAGGGGTTCCGGGCTCGGCGAGGCGGGTCGGCTCGGCGCCTGGATGTTCCTCTACGTCGGCGTCAGCCAGCTCGGGCTGCTGCCGGTAATCAAGATCGCGAACTACGCCGGTAACCGCGGCGGGCCCGGTCCGCAGATCCACAACAACGCGTTCCTGCTGTTCATGATGGTGCACGGGATCGTCGCGGTGAGCATCCTGACCGCGCTGCTGCCCCGGATGAGCGCCGCGGCGGCGGAGCGCAACTTTCCCGAGGTGAGCCGCAACCTCTCGCTCGGCGCCCGGCTCTCGTCGGTGGTGCTGGTGCCGGCCACGGCGGCGTACCTGGTGCTCGGCATCCCGCTGGCGGTGACCGCGTTCCAGTGGGGCAACTTCACCCAGGACCAGGCGATCTCCACCGGCTACGCGACGATGGCTGCTGCGATCGGGCTGGTGCCGTTCGCGATCAGCCAGATGCAGATCTTCGCGTTCTACGCGCTTCGCGACACGAAGACGCCTGCGCTGCTGAACATTCCGGTCGTCGCGGCGAAGATCCTGTTCGACCTGTGCGTCTTCTTCTGGTTCCCGACCGAGTACGTCGTGGTCGGCCTGCAGTGCGGCAACACGGTCTCGTACATCGTGGCCGTCCTGATCTCCGGACGTCTGCTCTCGCGGCGTCTGGGCGGCTTGGACACCGCCCGGATAACCCGGACGACGACCCGCCTGGGGCTCGCGGCGGTGGTGGCCGGACTGCTCAGCTGGGCGGTGGCGTACGGGATCCAGGCGTGGCTGGGCATCGGCAAGCCAGGCGCGTTCGTCTCGCTGGTCGTCGGCGGCCTGGTGCTGGTCGGCGTCTACGCAGTCGTGGCGCTGCGGTTGCGGGTTCCGGAGGTCGTCGAAGTGGCGAACACCGTGAAGCGTCGCCTGCCTGGCCGCTGA
- a CDS encoding NUDIX hydrolase: MSPIAPTRTTAGAAVLVLHHDRLLMIRQERRTGVRWEVPGGGQEAGETLEAAAVREAREEAGLEVSVNRLICTYASYRLHTGTVVLGAFYLGAAVDPAAEPVPQLDEGIVEVRWVDPSSLREGETGPLTQRVLERWWPVRDQPAAPFHVELWRNRSGYLPH; this comes from the coding sequence GTGTCACCCATCGCCCCGACCCGCACCACTGCTGGTGCCGCGGTCCTTGTTCTCCACCACGATCGACTACTGATGATCCGGCAGGAGCGCCGAACCGGGGTTCGTTGGGAGGTGCCCGGCGGCGGTCAGGAAGCCGGCGAGACGTTGGAGGCGGCGGCCGTTCGCGAAGCGCGCGAAGAGGCCGGTCTAGAAGTGTCCGTCAACCGGCTGATCTGTACCTATGCCTCGTACCGGCTGCACACCGGAACCGTCGTCCTCGGCGCGTTCTACCTCGGTGCGGCCGTCGATCCGGCCGCCGAGCCGGTTCCGCAGCTCGACGAGGGCATCGTCGAGGTCCGGTGGGTCGATCCGTCGTCCCTGCGGGAAGGCGAAACCGGCCCGCTCACCCAGCGCGTGCTGGAGCGGTGGTGGCCGGTTCGGGACCAACCGGCGGCACCGTTCCACGTGGAACTATGGCGAAACCGCAGCGGCTACCTTCCCCACTGA
- a CDS encoding NUDIX hydrolase → MARRSSPRRPGGPGRLRRVEEVSAGGLVVQGDAGHLEGALIGKLDRRGRLLWSLPKGHVEAGETLEQTAAREVAEETGIVGDVLAALGTVDYWFVFEGRRIHKTVHHFLLDAVAGVLSDADVEVTEVAWVPLSEIPDRLAYPDERKLIARVPDLLERPA, encoded by the coding sequence ATGGCCCGCCGAAGTTCCCCGCGTCGGCCCGGGGGTCCCGGGCGGCTGCGACGGGTCGAGGAAGTCTCGGCAGGCGGTCTCGTCGTCCAGGGCGACGCCGGCCACCTCGAAGGTGCGCTGATCGGGAAGCTCGACCGCCGCGGCCGTCTGCTCTGGTCACTGCCCAAGGGACACGTCGAAGCCGGCGAAACGCTCGAGCAGACCGCTGCTCGCGAGGTCGCCGAGGAGACCGGCATCGTCGGCGACGTGCTGGCGGCTCTCGGTACGGTCGACTACTGGTTCGTGTTCGAGGGCCGTCGCATTCACAAGACCGTGCATCATTTCCTCCTGGATGCGGTGGCGGGAGTGCTCTCCGACGCCGACGTGGAGGTGACTGAGGTGGCCTGGGTCCCGCTCAGCGAGATCCCCGACCGGCTGGCCTATCCGGACGAGCGGAAGCTCATCGCCCGGGTGCCCGACCTGCTCGAGCGCCCGGCGTGA